In one window of Chryseobacterium sp. JV274 DNA:
- a CDS encoding AAA family ATPase, which translates to MNQNINQLNTVLNYVKETFVGKNDVVDLLGICLLARENAFLYGPPGTAKSAIVRTLAKTVKDGKNFEYLLTRFTEPNEIFGPFDIRKLKEGELLTNTEGMMPEASMVFLDEIFNANSAILNSLLMALNEKIFKRGKETKHLPALMFVGASNVLPEDEALNALFDRFLVRINVDYVNPELLQQVLLAGRKLENQEETEVPEIYADEIRQLQSLCRTIDLKPIYEVYLNTIMSLRNTGIAISDRRAVKLQNLIAASALICGRKEAVLSDLWVLKHIWDTEEQIEILEGIINRTIEKDEHPDSHPQAMHNKTPNPEEVMKDVTILVEKWNGGMLSFEEQNVIKDKLRYLQTRCDWIRNPEQKQYIQQEIESLWQKILQSV; encoded by the coding sequence ATGAATCAGAATATAAATCAGCTCAATACAGTTCTTAACTACGTAAAAGAAACTTTTGTAGGCAAAAATGATGTCGTAGATCTGTTGGGAATATGCCTTTTGGCAAGAGAAAATGCCTTTTTGTACGGTCCTCCGGGAACAGCAAAATCAGCTATTGTCAGAACATTGGCAAAAACAGTGAAAGACGGGAAAAACTTTGAATATTTATTAACCCGCTTTACAGAACCAAACGAAATCTTCGGCCCTTTTGATATCAGAAAACTGAAAGAAGGAGAACTTCTAACCAATACAGAAGGAATGATGCCAGAAGCTTCCATGGTCTTCCTGGATGAGATTTTTAATGCGAACTCTGCTATTCTGAATTCCCTTTTGATGGCACTTAACGAGAAGATTTTTAAAAGAGGAAAAGAAACAAAACACTTACCTGCACTGATGTTTGTAGGAGCAAGTAACGTTCTTCCGGAAGATGAAGCATTGAATGCATTATTTGACCGTTTTCTGGTAAGAATTAATGTAGATTATGTAAATCCTGAACTATTACAACAGGTACTTTTAGCCGGAAGAAAACTGGAAAACCAAGAAGAAACTGAAGTTCCCGAGATTTATGCCGATGAGATCAGGCAGCTCCAGAGCCTATGCCGGACAATAGACCTTAAACCCATTTATGAAGTATATCTGAATACCATTATGAGTCTTAGAAATACAGGAATTGCTATTTCAGACCGTAGAGCCGTAAAGCTTCAGAACCTGATTGCCGCAAGTGCCCTGATCTGCGGAAGAAAAGAAGCGGTGCTTTCTGACCTTTGGGTGTTGAAGCATATCTGGGATACAGAAGAACAGATTGAAATTCTGGAAGGAATTATCAACAGAACCATAGAAAAAGACGAGCACCCAGATTCCCATCCACAGGCTATGCACAACAAAACACCCAATCCTGAGGAAGTCATGAAAGATGTGACAATTCTTGTAGAAAAATGGAATGGCGGAATGCTGAGCTTTGAAGAACAGAATGTAATAAAAGATAAACTGAGATATCTGCAGACCCGTTGCGACTGGATCAGAAATCCGGAACAGAAACAGTATATCCAGCAAGAAATTGAAAGCTTATGGCAGAAAATCCTTCAAAGCGTTTAA